The DNA region GCTGTAAGCATTTCCCAAGAGCTTTATCCACACGGGGAGCATCACGGGTATCAGGAGGAAGTTGAGGCCGAGGGCAACGGTGGCAACTTCAAGGTCTCCCCCGGCCAGTCCGGTGTAGCCTATGCTCATGGAAGAACCCGGGACGAGCATGACGAGGAGGAAGCCCAGGGCAAGGTTGGGATCATGAATGAGGCCCCTCACGAGGAGGAACGCTATTATTGGGGTTAGAACGAAGTTGTACACAAAGCTCAGGAGTACTGGCCCCGGTTCCCTCATAACCTCTGGGATACGCCCGAGGTTGAGGTTAATCATCATCGGGTAGATCATGAGGAACACGAGGAGAGTTGTCAAAGAGCTCAGTCCCTCTGCGTGGGCCTTTGCAAAGCCCGGAAAGGCCAGCCCAAGGAGCCAGCCCACGGTTATTGCAACCAGCGAGTACCACAGGAGGTTACTTTTCAGATTGTTGGAGAGCTTCAGCCAGTTCATTCCCCATCACCCCTGCACTTTGACTTTAGGAGCAGGGCGGCCGTTTCGTATCACGGCCGCCTTTCTCCCTATGAACAACCATCCTCCCACCATCACCTGAAATATTTTTCTACTGAAGATGCCCTCACAAATGCTCACGCGAGCCGGACAAATCCCACTACGCGGCCGTCCTTGACGGGCTGGACCTTTGTTCCCCACTTCCCGAACCAGTAGGCGCCAACCTCAAGCCCTTTGGGGTCGAGGTCTTCCCAGAGCTCTTTTCCACCTCCTTCAACGACGAGGGGAACATGGAGAACTCCCCTCGGGTTCCTCCAGGCGTTCTAAACAACGAAAGGTTCAGAGGGCGTGGGCTTTTGTTCCGCCCCTCAGGGACTTCACTACCAAAGCCAGCAGGAAGGCGAGGGCCCCAAGGGCCACGGTGCCCACGCTGAGGGCGTAAAGCCCCCCTGAAACCTGTCCAGCACTTGCTACTATCTTCGTGAGAACCTCGATGAATGCCAGACCGAGTATGGCAAGGATTGTGTAGCGGACGTAATTTGGCTTCACCCTGTGCATCAGGAAGACCCCGGTTATTCCGCCGAGGAAGCCAGCAGTGACGACCCCTATCAGGGTGCCAGTCGCTATCGGAACGGAGGGGAGCATGATGTAATAGCTCAGCAGTGCCGCCGTGGAAACGCCGAGTGCCGTTGCGGCCGTGTTGGCCGATATCTTCTTGGGGTTGTCAAAGAGGTACGCGAAGGCTATTAGGGCTATCGGTGCGGCGTCCATGCCTATCAGCCCTGCGATGAACCCTTCCAAAGCTCCAAGGGCCGCAGTGGTAACCTCTGCCCTCTCCCCTTTGATGTTCCGCGGGAAGAGCATCCTGTAGAGTGCAAAGAGCAGGAAGAGGTCGAAAGCAACGAGGACGAGCACTCTGGGAATCTTCAGGTTTATGTAGGCCCCAACCGGGACGAGGAAGATGGCCGGTAGCAGGATCATCGCAACTTTTCTCCACTCAACCAGTCCCCTCCTCGAATTCATCGCCGTTGCGACGGTAAGCTCCGCCGTGTTCTGGCCGAGGCCAAGGAACATTGCCGCGTGGACGCTCAATCCGAGGGTTATGTAGTTGGGTATGAGTACTCCAGCTGCACCCATCCCGGCTATTGCGAAGAGGCTCGCAAGGATGTAAGTGAGTATCGCAATACCTATCATGGTTTTCGCCTCCACAGTCTTCTCCATTTTGTAATATCACAAAAGTATTTATAAAGTTTTCTATAATATTATAGCTTTTGGCCAGAAGGAGCGGTAAAATTATAAAGGCTGGCGCAAAAAAGAAGCAGGTGGTGTTATGCCGAGGTGGATGATGGAAGAAATGGGTAACCTGAGGGCCCTCATGATGACGCTCAAGCCCCTCCTGGTGGAGCCCAGGAGGAGCATAATCAAAATCCTGAGCGGAGGCGTGAAGGGCACTAACGAGATATACGCGGCCCTGAAGGGGTTTGGCTTTGAAATGCCGCGTTCAACGCTTTACTACCACTTATCTGCTCTCGAAGACGCCGGAATAATCGAGGTAGCAGGCTACCGCGAGGAGGGCGGCGGCGCCCCCGAGAAGCTCTGGAAGCTGAAGGTCAGAAAAATTGGGATAGACCTCGTTACAGGGGAGATTTTCAAAGAGTGAACAGGCTTTTCCGCCCTATTATCTCCTCCCTGCTCTTCCCGGCCTTTAAGTCCTCGATGAGCTTCAGAACGCGCCTCTTTATCTCATCCCTGACCTCGCGGTACTTCTCGATGGGTTTACCGTAGGGATCCTCAAGCCCCCAGTCCCAGGTCTTCTCCGGGGGAGCGTAGGGGCACCTGTCGAGGCAGCCCATCGTTATCACGAGGTAAGCCTCATCGGCCATATCCTGAGTGTAAAGCTTTGGTTTTTGCCCTTCGAGGGGGATACCGATTTCCTCCATCACCTTCCTCGCGAGCGGGTCTATATCCTCGGCAGGCTCGGTTCCGGCGCTCATTGCCTTAAAGCGCGGGTCGTCGTTGAGGTAGTTGAAGAAGGCCTCCGCCATCTGACTTCTGGCAGAGTTCTTGACGCAGACAAAAAGGACGAGCTTCTCCTCCATTCCAACCCCCGGGGAGGACTCGGGGCGGCCTTTAAATCCCTTGCCGCAATAGTCCATATAGCCCCCGGAGGGATGGTAAACCTGAGGTTATAAAAACCCTTATATCTGAAGACCCTTTCAAATGAGCGGGTGAGAAAATGGGAAAGAAAGGGCTGAGCCTGTTCGAGAAATACCTCTCCGTATGGGTCGCTTTGTGCATAATGGCTGGCATAGCCATTGGAAAGCTCATTCCAGCGCTTCCGGAAACTCTGTCAAAGCTTACCATAGCGAACGTCAACATGCCGATAGCCGTGCTGATCTGGGCCATGATATACCCCATGATGGTCAAGGTGGACTTCTCGGCCATAAGAAGGGTGCACAAGGGGCAGATGCTCAAGGGTTTAATCGTCACGTGGGTGACCAACTGGCTGATAAAGCCCTTCAGCATGTTCCTCATAAGCTCTTTCTTCATAGGCACGCTCTTCTCCTCCAAGCTCGGCCTCATAGAGCCCCCGCTGGCGAAGGAGTACATAGCGGGCGCGATACTCCTCGGGGCGGCACCGTGCACGGCGATGGTCTTCGTGTGGAGCTACCTCGCGGATGGGGATCCGCTCTACACACTCGTTCAGGTCGCCACCAACGACCTCATAATCCTCTTTGCCTTCGCCCCAATAGTAGGCTTCCTCATGGGCCTCAACAATGTTCCGGTACCCTATGACACGCTCCTCCTCTCGGTCGTCCTCTTCGTGGTGATTCCGCTCGCGGCAGGTTACACATCAAGAAGGCACATCCTCAGGACCAAGGGCGTGGAGTGGTTCGAGAGGAACTTCCTTCCAAAGCTGAACACCATCTCAATCGTCGGCCTCCTCCTCACGCTGGTGCTCCTCTTCTCCTTCCAGGGGAAGATAATCCTGGAGAACCCGCTCCACATAGCCCTCATAGCTATCCCCCTCACCATTCAGACCTATTTCATCTTCGCCGTGGCCTACGGCTGGTCATGGCTCTGGAAGCTCCCGCACAAGGTCGCGGCCCCGGCCTCATTCATCGGGGCGAGCAACTTCTTTGAGCTGGCCGTTGCGGTGGCTATAGCCCTCTTCGGCCTTGAGAGCGGTGCGGCCCTGGCAACTGTCGTTGGCGTTCTTGAAGAAGTCCCAATAATGCTCAGCCTCGTCTGGATAGCCAACAGGACGAGGGGCCTTTTCACGGCCAAATTCGAGGCCGGAAGCGCCGCGCCTACCCTCGCGGAGGAATAATGGCGGATTTTTTCTTTTACCTTATTCGAAGCCGGAGAGCTACCAGCGAGAAGCCCTTTTTCACCACTCTGCCGGCGCAGACGAAGTAGGCAAAATCCGTTTTTCCGGCTATTTCCCCGTGGTGCGTGATTAGAATAACCGTTGCCCCGGCTTTTTTGAACTCCGAGAGGAGGTTCTCTATCAGCTCGCCGGCCGTTATGTCAAGGCCGGAATCGGGTTCATCGAGTACCGCGTACCCCGGCCTTAAGAGGAGAAGCGAGGCCAGTTCAATCCTTTTCCTTTCTCCACCGCTGAGGGTTTTGTCCATGAACCTCCGGGATAAAGGTCGATTACAGCTTCACCGTGACGGACTTCGGGATAGCGAAGCAGCCGACCCTTGATATAAACGACGAAGACGTCCTCAAGGTCGCCCCGGAGATCGCCGAAAAAGTCGGGATAAAGCTCAACGTTAAACCCTGAGTTGAAAACATTTGAATATGAAAAATGCACGGGCTGTCTGACGTGCGTGAACTTCTGCCCCCACGGGGTTTATGAAGTCTGCAGGGGCTGTCAGAGGATATGCCCGAGCGGGGCTATAAGCTATTACGGGGACTCTTCTTTTAGGGCTGGCACCATTAGAGGACGTTCACCAGCGTTTTGAGGGCTATCAGGTAGAGAATAACCCCGATCACCTTTTTCACCTGCTCGGAGCTCATTTTGAAGTGCATGATGTGCATGCCAACCCAGCCACCGGCTATGGCAGGAATCGAGACCCAGAGCAAAAGCACCCAGTCGAGGTTCCCCGTTCCCCAGTAGGTCAGGAAGCCGCTCAGCGAGGAGAAGAACACAACCAGGGCCGTTGTGGTGGCCACCTTCCTGGGCTCGTGGCCGAGCATTATTAAAGCGGGGCTTATTATCCCTCCGCCGCCCACCCCGAGGAGACCGCCGAGGAAGCCCGCTACCCCGCCGATTACCGGGCCTTCAACGATGTTGTTGCCCGTGTTCCGGCGACTCTTCGGCCTGAAGAAAACCATCACGGTGGCGGAGTAAAAGAGAAAGCTCACGAAAACCCACATGACGTAGACCTTCGGGAGGAACTTACCGGCGTAGGCACCGAGAGGGGCCATAGCGGTGGCAACGAGCAGGATTGGAAGACCGAAGCGGGGGTCGAGCTTGCCGTGTTTGAGGTTCTTGAGCGTCGCGGAGAGCATCGAGAGCGTGTTTATGAAGAGGCCAGCCGGCTTGGCGGCCATAAGGGGGCACGCCCAACCAGCCCATCGTGGGGACTATCGCTATCGCGCTTCCAACTCCTCCAATTGAGAAAACGACGCTGGGGATGAAGGATATCAGCGCGAGTCCTGGATAGTTCATTAGGCTCACCTCATTTTATTGTGGCACTCGAATAGGGGGCTTAAAAAGATATCCCTGGAGAGCAGACAGGGAAAAAGTCGTTTCCAGGGATTTTACAGAAAGATTTATATTCGCTTCCTTCTTCTCCGGGTGACCCTCCGAGGTGTCGAAAATGGACGTGATATGGACGACGATAGCGGTTTACATGGGAGCGATGCTGGCGGTTTCAGCGTACGCGCGGAAGTACGTCAGGACCTCGGCCGACTTCCTCCTCGCCGGAAGGAGGCTGGGACTGGGACTTAGCGTAGGCACTCTGGCAGCCACCCACTATGGTGGTGGCTTTCATCCTGGGCGGAGCTAGCTGGGGAGCAACCTACGGGTTAGGCGGTATCTGATACGGCTTCGCCTGCGGTCTCGGGCTTCTGGTTCTCGGACTGACCCTCGCGCGGCCAATGCGCGTTCTGGCCCGCTATACAGTCCCCGAAGTCCTTGAGATGCGTTACAGGAGCAAGCCGCTCCGCCTGCTTGCGGCCAGCCTGTCCCTGCTCGCCCTCGTGGGTATTCTCGGGGCGCAGGTCTGGGCGGCCTCGGCGGTGTTCGAAGCGATAGGCCTTCCGGGGACGGCGGGAGCTGTCTTCGCGACACTCGTCTTCATAGCCTACACTGCCCTCTCGGGACTGTGGGCGGTCGCTCTGACGGACTTCATCCAGATCATAATAGGGAGCATCGGGATATTCCTGGCAGTGGTTCTCGGCCTGGTCAAGGTTGGGGGCATCTCCGGCCTCAAAACGGCCCTGGACGGCATGAGTGGACTCCCGCAGCCTCCGGAAGAATACTTCAGCCTGACGTCTCTCGGCCCGTCGCTGCTGGCCCTGACCCTGATAGCAACGGTCATGTACACCCTCATCGGCCAGGACTTCTACCAGAGGATCTTCGCGGCGAAGGATGAGGGGACGGCCAGGAAAGGAGCCGTGTACGCGGGAATACTGCTGATGGCACTCTCGGTGCTGCCGGCCCTCGCGGGAATGCTGGCGGTGGCGCTGTCGGGCAATCCGGAGGCGGTGATAGATTCGCCGAAGACCGCGGTTCCGAGGCTGGTTATCTCGGTCTTCGGCGGCACCGTGGGAGCAATATTCGTTGCCGCGGTACTCGCGGCCATCATGAGCACTGCCGACTCCCTTCTCTCCGCTGCAACCTCCCACATCGTTAAAGACTTCTACGAGGGAATCTTGGGGGAGGGAGATGAGAAAAAGCTGTTGAGGCTCTCGGTGCTCACCACGTTAGCGGTGGGACTGCTCTCCCTCGGGGCGGCGCTGGCGATCCAGGGCATAGTCGAGTTGCTCATATACTCCTACGACGTCTACACCTCAGGAGTCTTCGTCCCCCTGGTGCTGGGACTCTACTGGAAGAGGGCCACCAGGGAGGGTGCTTTGGCGGGAATGGTCACAGGGTCGCTTGTGGCCATTTTAGGGGCCGCTGGAATCCTGAACTTCCCCTACTGGGAGTACATCTACGTGAGCGGTGCACTGGTCTCGGCTATAGTCATGGTAGTAGTCAGCATCCTGACTGAGGCCGAGGAGATCGACGAGGAGCTTGAGGAAGCCTTCGGCTGATCAGGGGGCTACTTCGATCTCCCACCCTCTTTCCTTTTCTACGACACCTATCGCGAGTATTTTGTGCTCTAACGGGAGCTTAAGGATCTCCGTCGCGAGTTCTTTAGCGGAGTGGAAGTTGCCCGCGCTGATTTCTATGAAGCCATCAACGTTATACGTTGCCGTAACGAAGGCTTTGCCCTCCCTCAGCCCAAGCCCCCTGACCCAGAAGCTGTCCCTTCCAGCGAAGCCGAGCCATCCCCGCCCGCTTCCTCGCTCCATGACACCGGCTATCCTCGGCGTGCCGTGTTCATCCCTCTCGTAGTCCATCGCGTCGAGAACGTGAACCAAAGCCTTCCTCGGCTTTTCCCACTCGAGGGCCTGAAAGATGAAGTCCGTGTGGAGGCCGTTGGTAACCACAGCGTACTCCCCCACCCTAACTGCTGGATAGCTCACGTAGGGGTTGTTACTCTCGCCCTGGTTGATGATGTAAGCCACATTTCCCCGGATCACTGCCCTCCTGTCCGGGAAGGAGCGGGAGCAGAGGAGGTAGAAGGCGAAGGGCCTTCCCTCCATCAGGCCTATCCCGAGAGTCCTGCCCGTGTAGGTCAAGTTATCACCTCCCCAAGCCTCTCCTCCTCGAGGGCCAGCTTTATCTCCCGCGCTATCCTCCTCCCGGCGCTCATCGGCTCGTCCCAGTAGAGCCGCCCGTACCAGTGGAGGGCGTTGCTCCCGCCGTCTATGCGCGAGGCAAAGCCGATTGCCCTGAATTCCCCGTCGTAGGCAAAGTGGAGGGCGAAGGGCCCGATTACCCCGGGCGGTTCAAGCTTTCTCATCGCCTCAACGAATGCTAAACCATAGTCGTAGAGCTCCGGAAGGAGCGATTCTCTAAGGGCGACACCAACGTTGCCCGCTATGGTGTAGGGAAGCGGTCTGACCGGCCAGCGGGCGTTTCCGTCCGCTACAACCACCCGCCCATCAACGCCGAGGAGCTCTAACCTTCCCAAAATCGGCGAGTAGAAAAAGTGGACGTAGAGGTAAACGCCAGGAATAAAGCGCTCGACCCTGTAGTTCCCCCCAGTCCTTTCCAGTCTTCCCTCAATCTCCTCCCCACGGGCGATGAAGTGTCCGCTCCCGCCCCTCGGCCCCTCGAGGCGGACGAAGTAAAGCTCATCCGGCCTGATGTCTTCTTCCCCAACAGCCTCAACGCGGGGTATTCCCGCTTTATCGAGGGCCCTGTCCTGCAGCTCAAAGCTCGTCTCCCACCTGAGGAAGCGCCTGTTGCCGAAGAACCTCGCTTTTGCCCTTTCTATCTCCCCAAGGCCGAGGTAGGCAACGAAGGAGCCGTGCGGAATTACTATCCCACCGTCGTCGAGTATTGTTCCCACGTTTTCGGTAACGATAAGCTCATCGACAAGCCTCGTAGAGGCGTAGAAGGCCTTTTTCTCAGGCTTCACATAGAGCCTCGTCTTAAGCCCCTCGTCCTTAGCCCCGAGGAGAATCTGGAGGGAGGAGTGGGAAGCTATCGTCGAGACTATCACTCCACCACCCCCAGAAGCTCTTCCAGGGTTAGAATTTTTCCATCCTTCGCGACGCGCATCGTGTCCCCGCTCAGCTCGTCTATAACCAGGAGCGCCCCGTTTAACCTTCCAAACTCGAGCTTGAAGTCAACCAGCTGGAGGCCCCTCGGTGCCAGGAATTCCTTAAGGATCCCGGCCACCTTCCTGGTTGTTTCCTTCATCTCCCCGACCTCTTCCCTGCTCGCGATTTCAAGGGAGACCACGGCTTCTTCAGCTATCAGCGGGTCGTCGAGGCTGTCGTCCTTAAGGGTGAACTCAACTATTCCCAAGGGCTGAAAGGGCTTCACCCAGCCGCTGTATCTCCTCAGGAAGCTCCCGTAGGCCAGCTCTCTGTAAATCACCTCAAGCGGAATCCTCTCAGCTTTCAGGAAGCGGGCCCTCCTCCCGTCAACCCTCTCAACGAAGTGCGTCTTTACACCGTTCTTTTCAAGCAGTTTGAAGAAGAACTCCGCCTGATCCAAAACGACGCTCCCCTTTCCGGCCTTTTCTCCAACGACTTCATTGCCCCCGCTGTCTTCCTCGCCGTTCCTGCCGAGGACGGTGTCCTTGAAGTGAAAGACGAGGTAAGGGCCATCCTCGTAGACGTCCTTCGTCTTGCCTGAGTAGAGGAACCTCATCCCTTCCCACCCGCGAGCATGTCGTTGATGAGCTTTATCGCGCAGAGGTCGCCGCACATCGAGCAGGCCTCGGTCTTTGTCGGCCTCTCCTTCCTTATCTCGATGAACCGCTCTTTGTCCTGGCTCAGCTCAAACTGCTCGGCCCAGTTGAGTTTTCCCCTGGCGAGGCTCATGAGGTAGTCTTTCCTGAATTCGGCCTCAAAGCGGGTTAGGTTTACCGCGTGGGCCGCTATTTTTGCGGCTATGACGCCCTGGCGGACGTGCTCGACATCGGGAAGGCCGAGGTGCTCAGTTGGCGTCACATAGCAGAGAAAATCCGCGCCGTTCAGGGCCGCTATAGCACCGCCTATGGCCGCGCTTATGTGGTCATAGCCGGGGAAGATGTCCGTCACTATGGGCCCGAGGACGTAGAAGGGCGCGTTGTCCGTTGCTACCTTTGCCAGCTTCACCTGGGCGGCTATCTGGTCTATCGGCACGTGCCCGGGCCCCTCGACCATCGTCTGAACGCCAGCTTCCCTCGCCCTCCTCACGAGCCTCCCGAGGGTGTACAGCTCGGCCATCTGAAGCTCGTCGCCCGCATCTGGCAGTCCCCCGGGCCTCAGGCCATCCCCCAGGCTGAGAACAACGTCGTACTCCCTCGCGAGCTCAAGCAGGTAGTCGTAATTTTTATAGAACGGGTTCTCCTCGCCCCAGTGGAGTATCCAGGCCGCTAAAAACGTCCCGCCGCGGGATACCATGCCCACTGCCCTCTTCGCCCTCCTGATTTTTTCAACGACTTCCCTCGTAACGCCGACGTGGATCGTCGTGTAGTCAACGCCGTCCCTGAAGTGCTTCTCCACCGCCTTCCACATATCCTCTTCGCTCATCTCGATGATGGCCTTTCCCCTGGCGAGCATTTCTTCGGCAGCTTGGTAAATTGGAACCGTCCCTATCGGCACGTCAACGGCGTGCATTATCGTTTTTCTGATCTCATCTAAGTCTCCGCCGGTGGAGAGGTCCATTATGGTGTCGGCGCCGTACTTAACGGCCACCCTGGCCTTCTCTATCTCAGCCCTGACGTCCACTATATCCCTCGACGTGCCTATGTTGGCGTTCACCTTGACCCTAACGACGTTGCCTACGGCGACCGGTTTAACCCAGTCGTGCCTCACGTTCCTGAATATGACGGTGTGGCCCCTCGCTACGCTCCTCCTGAGCTTTTCCGGGCTTATTCCTTCCCTTTCCGCGACGGAATTCATCTCTTCGGTTATTTCTCCCCTCCTCGCGGCTTCGAGCTGCGTCATGCCCATCACCGGTTCATAACAAAGTTTTTAAATCTCAAAACTCATTTCTTGACGCGGCTTAAAAGGTTTTGGGTGGTGGCCATGAGGGAAGCCGAGATAAGCAGGGCGATAGTGGAGGCCTACTTCAACGACCTCCTCGAGAACCTCTCTTTGGATGTTGCCATAGTCGGAGCAGGCCCCTCCGGAATGGTGGCTGGCTATTATCTTGCCAAAAACGGCGCAAAGGTGGCAATCTTCGAGAAGAAGCTCTCCATCGGCGGCGGCATCTGGGGCGGGGCCATGGGATTCAACAGGGTAGTCGTCCAGGAGGAGGCCAGGGAAATCCTCGACGAGTTCGGGATAGGATACAGGCCCTTCAGGGACGGCCTCTACGTTGCGGACGCCATAGAAATGGCAACAACCCTCGCGAGCAGGGCGGTAAAGGCAGGGGTTAAGGTGTTCAACATGGTAGAAGTCGAGGATTTGGTCGTCAAGGAGAACCGCGTTGCTGGAATAGTCATCAACTGGACACCGGTCAAGATGACGGGCCTTCACGTTGACCCCCTCACGGTCGAGGCCAGGTTCGTGGTTGATTCGACGGGCCACGGGGCACAGATAAGCGGGCACCTCCTCAAGCGCGGGCTGATTGAGAGGATTCCAGGCGAGGGGCCCATGTGGGCCGAGAAGGGCGAGGAGCTGACGGTGAAGCACACGGGAGAGGCATTCCCTGGTCTTTACGTAACAGGAATGGCCGCTAATGCCTTAGCTGGGGCGCCGAGGATGGGGCCGATATTCGGCGGGATGCTGCTAAGCGGAAGAAAAGCGGCCTTTGAAATCCTCCAAAAGCTGAGGTGATGGGATGGCCGTTTTGGTCATAGCGGGCCTCGACCCAGGAGGAGGAGCTGGCCTGAAGGCCGATATCGAGACGGTCTCTGCCTTAGGGGAGCACCCGCTCCCCGTCCTTACCTCCGTCACCTACCAGAACCCCTCGGAGGTTAGGGGCTATCACCCTCTCCCGCCGGAGGTCGTGAGGGAACAGATACGGGCGGTCAGGGAAAGCTTTGAGATCAGGGCGGCCAAAATCGGCATGCTCGGGAGCGGCGAAGTCGCCGAGGCGGTGAAGAAAGAAACAGAGGGCATAGTGAGGGTTCTTGACCCGGTAATGAGGTCGAGCACGGGCGCAAAGCTGATAGATTCAGTTGAGTCCGTCAAAGTCCTCGTCCCTGGCTCGATAGTAACCCCAAACGTTGCCGAGGCGGAGGAGCTGAGCGGCCTGAAAATCCGCTCGGTTGCGGACATGAGGGAGGCGGCAAAGGCGATAGCCGAGCTCGGAGCGGAGGCCGTTGTCGTCAAGGGCGGGCATTTAAATTACACCGACGTCCTCCACTGGGAAGGCAGGTTTTACGAGTTTTCCGGCGGGAGGGTGGAGGGCTTCACCCACGGGACCGGCTGTGCCTTTTCCTCAGCCTTAGCTGCTCTCCTCGCCGGAGGACTTGAGCTTCCGGAAGCAGTGGAGAGGGCAAAGCGCTTTGTAGAAGGCTCGATAGGTTTCTCGAAGGCCGAAGCAAAAGCCGTTAACCCCCTCTGGGAGCTTGAGAGGGACGCCTACCGCTGGAGGGCTAAGAAAGAGCTTGAGGAAGCCGTTAAGGAGCTAACAATGCTCGGAGAAAAGTTGAACCCGCACGTCCCTGAAGTGGGGACGAACTTCGCCCTGGCGACACCTTTCAATGAAGTCTTCGCCGTGAAGGGCAGGATAGTGCGCTATGGAAGAACGGTCAGGCCCGTTGGGCCAGTAGAGCTCAACGCCAGCGACCACCTCAGGCGGGCTCTCCTGAAGATGCGCGAGTTCTATCCCGGGGTCAGGGCCGTCCTGAACCTCCGGTACTCGGAAGAACTCGTCGAGAAAGCCAGAAAATTTGGCCTTGCCGTTTCCTTCTACGACAGGAGGGAAGAACCGGAAGAGGTGAAGAGGGCCGAGAAAGGCACAATGGAGTGGGGCATGGAGAGCGCCGTGAAGAGGGCTGGAAAACGGCCCGACCTGGTCTACCACCTCGGCGACTGGGGCAAGGAGCCGATGGTTTTGATCTTCGGAAGGAGCGCGCGGGAAGTTGTTGAGCGGGTTGAACTCCTGCTGAGCTAAAGTTTTAACTTCCTCTTCCAATTCTTCCCGGTGAGCATATGCCCGTCAGGGGGAAGGTCGCCGGTAGTGAAATTCCGCGCTTCAAGCACCGCTGGTTTGGAGTCCTTGAGGTTGAGACCGGCGATGGGACTTACAGGCTCTACATGACCGGAACCGTGGCCCAGTGGTTTCTGACCGGAGACGAGGTTGAGATAGAGGTCATCCACAGGCCCAAGGAGAAGGAAGGGGTTAAAGTCCTCGACTTTGACGATTACAAACTCTGGAAGCTCTACTCAGGAGAGAGAATACCCGTTTGGCCCCTCTGGGAGGAGAGCATTGAGGCGAGGCGCTACTCCCCTTTAACGGGTGAGCTGCTCTACACCTACAGGATAAGGGCGAGGGAAGCGAAATACGAGGGCGATTTTGAGGCAATAGCCGAGCTTGAGCAGTACCACTACGCGAGCCAGAAGGAGAAGGTGGCCCTATGGCGCTGTGAGAGCGGCCACATCTTCGAGGCCAACACCAGAGG from Thermococcus zilligii AN1 includes:
- a CDS encoding sodium:solute symporter family protein — protein: MVLGLTLARPMRVLARYTVPEVLEMRYRSKPLRLLAASLSLLALVGILGAQVWAASAVFEAIGLPGTAGAVFATLVFIAYTALSGLWAVALTDFIQIIIGSIGIFLAVVLGLVKVGGISGLKTALDGMSGLPQPPEEYFSLTSLGPSLLALTLIATVMYTLIGQDFYQRIFAAKDEGTARKGAVYAGILLMALSVLPALAGMLAVALSGNPEAVIDSPKTAVPRLVISVFGGTVGAIFVAAVLAAIMSTADSLLSAATSHIVKDFYEGILGEGDEKKLLRLSVLTTLAVGLLSLGAALAIQGIVELLIYSYDVYTSGVFVPLVLGLYWKRATREGALAGMVTGSLVAILGAAGILNFPYWEYIYVSGALVSAIVMVVVSILTEAEEIDEELEEAFG
- a CDS encoding ATP-binding cassette domain-containing protein, which produces MDKTLSGGERKRIELASLLLLRPGYAVLDEPDSGLDITAGELIENLLSEFKKAGATVILITHHGEIAGKTDFAYFVCAGRVVKKGFSLVALRLRIR
- a CDS encoding sulfite exporter TauE/SafE family protein, which codes for MAAKPAGLFINTLSMLSATLKNLKHGKLDPRFGLPILLVATAMAPLGAYAGKFLPKVYVMWVFVSFLFYSATVMVFFRPKSRRNTGNNIVEGPVIGGVAGFLGGLLGVGGGGIISPALIMLGHEPRKVATTTALVVFFSSLSGFLTYWGTGNLDWVLLLWVSIPAIAGGWVGMHIMHFKMSSEQVKKVIGVILYLIALKTLVNVL
- a CDS encoding formate--phosphoribosylaminoimidazolecarboxamide ligase, with the translated sequence MIVSTIASHSSLQILLGAKDEGLKTRLYVKPEKKAFYASTRLVDELIVTENVGTILDDGGIVIPHGSFVAYLGLGEIERAKARFFGNRRFLRWETSFELQDRALDKAGIPRVEAVGEEDIRPDELYFVRLEGPRGGSGHFIARGEEIEGRLERTGGNYRVERFIPGVYLYVHFFYSPILGRLELLGVDGRVVVADGNARWPVRPLPYTIAGNVGVALRESLLPELYDYGLAFVEAMRKLEPPGVIGPFALHFAYDGEFRAIGFASRIDGGSNALHWYGRLYWDEPMSAGRRIAREIKLALEEERLGEVIT
- a CDS encoding arsenate reductase ArsC → MEEKLVLFVCVKNSARSQMAEAFFNYLNDDPRFKAMSAGTEPAEDIDPLARKVMEEIGIPLEGQKPKLYTQDMADEAYLVITMGCLDRCPYAPPEKTWDWGLEDPYGKPIEKYREVRDEIKRRVLKLIEDLKAGKSREEIIGRKSLFTL
- a CDS encoding sulfite exporter TauE/SafE family protein yields the protein MEKTVEAKTMIGIAILTYILASLFAIAGMGAAGVLIPNYITLGLSVHAAMFLGLGQNTAELTVATAMNSRRGLVEWRKVAMILLPAIFLVPVGAYINLKIPRVLVLVAFDLFLLFALYRMLFPRNIKGERAEVTTAALGALEGFIAGLIGMDAAPIALIAFAYLFDNPKKISANTAATALGVSTAALLSYYIMLPSVPIATGTLIGVVTAGFLGGITGVFLMHRVKPNYVRYTILAILGLAFIEVLTKIVASAGQVSGGLYALSVGTVALGALAFLLALVVKSLRGGTKAHAL
- a CDS encoding helix-turn-helix domain-containing protein, with protein sequence MPRWMMEEMGNLRALMMTLKPLLVEPRRSIIKILSGGVKGTNEIYAALKGFGFEMPRSTLYYHLSALEDAGIIEVAGYREEGGGAPEKLWKLKVRKIGIDLVTGEIFKE
- a CDS encoding IMP cyclohydrolase, which codes for MTYTGRTLGIGLMEGRPFAFYLLCSRSFPDRRAVIRGNVAYIINQGESNNPYVSYPAVRVGEYAVVTNGLHTDFIFQALEWEKPRKALVHVLDAMDYERDEHGTPRIAGVMERGSGRGWLGFAGRDSFWVRGLGLREGKAFVTATYNVDGFIEISAGNFHSAKELATEILKLPLEHKILAIGVVEKERGWEIEVAP
- a CDS encoding arsenic resistance protein — encoded protein: MNWLKLSNNLKSNLLWYSLVAITVGWLLGLAFPGFAKAHAEGLSSLTTLLVFLMIYPMMINLNLGRIPEVMREPGPVLLSFVYNFVLTPIIAFLLVRGLIHDPNLALGFLLVMLVPGSSMSIGYTGLAGGDLEVATVALGLNFLLIPVMLPVWIKLLGNAYSLPVPLSLLLRTVFIVLILPMLLGDLTRRALTRRLGPERFQSLKPLFGAITMSTPPSHSSPWWRFQPLHSLYSR
- the arsB gene encoding ACR3 family arsenite efflux transporter, whose translation is MGKKGLSLFEKYLSVWVALCIMAGIAIGKLIPALPETLSKLTIANVNMPIAVLIWAMIYPMMVKVDFSAIRRVHKGQMLKGLIVTWVTNWLIKPFSMFLISSFFIGTLFSSKLGLIEPPLAKEYIAGAILLGAAPCTAMVFVWSYLADGDPLYTLVQVATNDLIILFAFAPIVGFLMGLNNVPVPYDTLLLSVVLFVVIPLAAGYTSRRHILRTKGVEWFERNFLPKLNTISIVGLLLTLVLLFSFQGKIILENPLHIALIAIPLTIQTYFIFAVAYGWSWLWKLPHKVAAPASFIGASNFFELAVAVAIALFGLESGAALATVVGVLEEVPIMLSLVWIANRTRGLFTAKFEAGSAAPTLAEE
- a CDS encoding 4Fe-4S binding protein produces the protein MKTFEYEKCTGCLTCVNFCPHGVYEVCRGCQRICPSGAISYYGDSSFRAGTIRGRSPAF